A part of Haliotis asinina isolate JCU_RB_2024 chromosome 10, JCU_Hal_asi_v2, whole genome shotgun sequence genomic DNA contains:
- the LOC137297818 gene encoding techylectin-5B-like: MEEMRGASAQAYDEQETSFSTSLQQAVEDINKQKISFSPRTKLVKGAVDKFYDGLKKDKNYVEPLGDYKATIRSFIRDLMQKKWDTQVRNRCMNGGEYDQGKQSCQCYGGYIGQFCERIMQDCTEGYNTHHYNKGSGIFLIHPYMAPSPFKVKCRMEYGGNTYIQIHDDGSTHFNRSWQEYKDGFGDLTKDFWLGNDKIAYITNGRSQLLLFKTKDISSTVYRQRIYKSFTLSQDGLYTMTYERSWAHIRPEYIGGDCLAELKGQPFSTFDRDNDESPLNCAQEHQSGFWFKDCTPCNPNGVWSETPDKMRAGVPWEMFWTPVTGDHLILSCFAFLKAE; this comes from the exons atggaggagatgcggggcgctagtgcccaggcatacgatgagcaggagacctcattcagtactaGCCTACAGCAGGCTGTCGAAGATATAAACAAGCAGAAGATCTCATTCTCACCAAGGACCAAACTCGTGAAGGGCGCCGTCGACAAATTTTATGATGGtttaaaaaaagataaaaattacGTAGAGCCGTTGGG tgattacaaagccaccattagatcttttattcgtgatctgatgcagaagaagtgggacacccaa GTCCGGAACCGCTGCATGAATGGTGGCGAATATGACCAGGGCAAGCAAAGCTGTCAATGTTATGGTGGCTATATCGGCCAGTTCTGTGAAAGAATCATGCAGG ATTGTACGGAAGGATATAACACACATCATTATAACAAGGGGTCTGGGATATTTTTAATTCACCCATACATGGCGCCTAGCCCATTCAAAGTCAAGTGCAGGATGGAGTACGGTGGCAATACATATATTCAAATCCATGACGACGGATCTACACATTTCAATCGGTCGTGGCAAGAGTACAAGGATGGCTTTGGGGACCTTACCAAGGACTTCTGGCTTGGCAACGACAAAATAGCTTATATCACAAATGGTCGTAGTCAGTTACTCTTATTTAAAACTAAAGATATTAGCTCCACCGTTTACAGACAGAGAATATACAAATCTTTCACCCTATCACAAGATGGCCTCTACACAATGACATATGAACGGTCTTGGGCACACATACGTCCTGAATATATTGGTGGTGATTGTTTAGCTGAATTAAAGGGACAACCTTTTTCTACCTTCGACCGTGATAACGATGAGAGCCCTCTGAATTGCGCTCAAGAACACCAGTCTGGATTCTGGTTCAAAGACTGCACCCCCTGTAATCCCAATGGTGTTTGGTcagagactccggacaagatgaGAGCTGGAGTACCTTGGGAGATGTTCTGGACACCTGTAACAGGAGACCACTTGATATTGTCTTGCTTTGCCTTTTTGAAGGCCGAATAA